The proteins below are encoded in one region of Borrelia duttonii Ly:
- the fliR gene encoding flagellar biosynthetic protein FliR, whose protein sequence is MNMDFLILKSFVVLPIFIRIFIFLRFSPFFSTIKMGYLNFFFSLILSIIVVDKVNVVYPLNNLTAFVLILLGEAILGLIQAFFVSIIFNVFHLLGFFFSNQMGLAYANIFDVFAEEDNLVISQIFTYLFLIVFLSNDFLFRFLVIGVYDSVLNVRVENMVNIKNYEFIKLVFYSFAILFEKSLIMSLPILGVLLLLYLILGIISKTSPQINLLMISFAISLGLGLIVLYITFPSFVISVKRVIELSLESMRNALNLFSETLK, encoded by the coding sequence ATGAATATGGATTTTTTGATTTTAAAGTCTTTTGTGGTTTTACCTATTTTTATTAGAATTTTTATTTTTTTAAGATTTTCACCTTTTTTTTCGACTATTAAAATGGGTTATTTAAATTTTTTCTTTTCATTGATTTTGTCCATTATTGTTGTAGATAAGGTAAATGTTGTCTATCCTTTGAATAATTTGACTGCATTTGTATTAATATTGCTAGGAGAGGCTATTTTAGGACTTATTCAAGCTTTTTTTGTAAGTATTATTTTTAATGTGTTTCATTTACTTGGTTTTTTTTTCTCAAATCAGATGGGACTTGCTTATGCAAATATTTTTGATGTTTTTGCAGAAGAGGATAATTTGGTAATATCTCAAATATTTACTTATCTTTTTTTGATTGTGTTTTTATCAAATGATTTTTTATTTCGTTTTTTAGTTATTGGGGTTTATGATTCTGTCTTAAATGTTAGAGTTGAGAATATGGTTAATATAAAGAATTATGAATTTATAAAGTTAGTATTTTATTCTTTTGCTATTCTTTTTGAAAAATCTTTAATAATGTCTCTTCCAATATTAGGAGTTCTTTTACTTTTATATTTAATTTTAGGTATAATTTCCAAAACATCTCCTCAAATTAATTTATTAATGATTAGTTTTGCGATTTCTTTGGGATTGGGATTAATTGTTTTATATATTACTTTTCCAAGTTTTGTGATATCTGTTAAAAGAGTAATTGAACTTAGCTTAGAATCTATGCGTAATGCATTAAATTTATTTTCTGAGACTTTAAAATGA
- the flhB gene encoding flagellar biosynthesis protein FlhB yields the protein MNTRDEFLNKSWYIPLNFFASEDEGRTEVPTEQRKQKARREGQVLKSIEINSSISLFILFAVFFFMLSYFAQELMDIFKWQASKLPEVMSISIYSLSFAYIRPLFRYVSIFFIVSFIVGFLVNIMQVGFVMTLKPIMPKWDRINPNFSKWMKNSFGSVDAFFNLFKSLLKIAIISFIYYIMLKSNIGKISKMPEYSLEGGISVILSLAYRICFFSVMVLMGLSVLDYLFQRARYIENLKMTKEEIKQERKEMEGDPLLRSRMRERMREILNVNLRVAVPQADVVITNPEHFAVAIKWDSNTMLAPKVLAKGQDEIAFVIKQIARENNVSIVENKPLARDLYANVDINEEIPREYWEIVSKILVKVYSIAKKFN from the coding sequence ATGAATACTAGAGATGAATTTTTAAATAAAAGTTGGTATATACCCCTTAATTTTTTTGCCTCAGAGGATGAGGGCAGAACTGAAGTTCCTACTGAGCAAAGAAAACAAAAAGCAAGAAGAGAAGGTCAAGTGTTAAAATCAATAGAAATTAATTCATCCATTTCTCTTTTTATATTGTTTGCTGTATTTTTTTTTATGTTATCTTATTTTGCTCAAGAATTAATGGATATTTTTAAATGGCAGGCTAGTAAGTTACCAGAAGTAATGTCAATTAGTATTTATTCATTGAGTTTTGCATATATTAGACCTCTATTTAGATATGTGAGTATATTTTTTATAGTGTCTTTTATAGTTGGATTTTTAGTTAATATTATGCAAGTTGGCTTTGTTATGACTCTTAAGCCTATAATGCCTAAATGGGATAGAATAAATCCAAATTTTTCAAAATGGATGAAAAATTCTTTTGGTTCAGTTGATGCTTTTTTTAATTTGTTTAAAAGTTTATTGAAAATTGCTATAATATCTTTTATATATTATATTATGCTGAAAAGCAATATAGGTAAAATTTCAAAAATGCCTGAGTATAGCCTTGAAGGCGGTATTTCTGTAATATTAAGTCTTGCTTATAGAATATGTTTTTTTTCAGTGATGGTATTGATGGGTCTTAGTGTACTAGATTATCTTTTTCAAAGAGCTCGTTATATTGAGAATTTGAAAATGACAAAAGAAGAGATCAAGCAAGAGCGAAAGGAAATGGAAGGAGATCCTCTGCTCCGTTCTAGAATGCGGGAGCGAATGAGAGAAATTTTAAATGTTAATTTGAGGGTAGCAGTTCCTCAAGCAGATGTGGTAATTACAAATCCAGAGCATTTTGCTGTTGCTATTAAATGGGATAGCAATACTATGTTAGCACCAAAAGTGCTTGCAAAAGGACAAGATGAAATTGCATTTGTAATTAAACAAATTGCAAGAGAAAATAATGTTTCTATAGTGGAAAATAAGCCACTTGCAAGGGATCTTTATGCTAATGTTGATATTAATGAAGAGATTCCAAGAGAATATTGGGAAATTGTTTCTAAAATTCTTGTGAAGGTATATTCTATTGCTAAAAAATTTAATTAG
- a CDS encoding flagella biosynthesis regulatory protein FliZ: MNRLILFFTFIVFFAENLFAQDNESDLNVTSKLENEVNLPIFDDNKVVLDNQDIQSISLFNVTDLFTLVLFFLFFVIFIFLFKKMILSYKKNKNNDMSSLIRELAFYEIDNKNSIRIVNVLGNVYVFLVSNSSSIVLKEITTSEELENLEFQLNKIKSRGNINSFKSIFNKILRNNKKDKSFINDHDEYAELENDIETSLKSKQDRLKKF; this comes from the coding sequence ATGAATAGGTTAATTTTATTTTTCACTTTTATTGTATTTTTTGCAGAAAATTTATTTGCGCAGGATAATGAGAGTGATTTAAATGTTACTTCTAAATTAGAAAATGAAGTTAATTTGCCAATATTTGATGATAATAAGGTTGTTTTAGATAATCAAGACATACAAAGCATATCTCTTTTTAATGTTACAGATTTGTTTACTTTGGTTTTGTTTTTTCTTTTTTTTGTTATTTTTATTTTTTTATTTAAGAAAATGATTTTAAGCTATAAAAAAAATAAAAATAATGATATGTCGAGTTTAATAAGAGAACTTGCTTTTTATGAAATAGATAATAAAAATTCTATAAGGATTGTTAATGTATTAGGCAATGTTTATGTATTTTTAGTATCAAATAGTTCTTCTATTGTACTAAAGGAGATAACAACAAGTGAAGAGTTGGAGAATTTAGAATTTCAACTTAATAAAATTAAGAGCCGTGGTAATATAAATTCATTTAAGTCAATTTTTAATAAAATATTACGCAATAATAAGAAAGATAAATCATTTATTAATGATCATGATGAATATGCGGAGTTGGAAAATGATATTGAGACTTCTTTGAAAAGTAAACAGGATAGATTAAAAAAGTTTTAG
- the fliL gene encoding flagellar basal body-associated protein FliL, giving the protein MPEKDDDSMDVGGSDSKKIGLLPDVIIRILQILAIGLFTVVIMIIVSYFVSKMVVSQSGAPNNFPIFSNEYLGKPPMLIWYESIDEIRGTTQDTPPKTFVIKLALGYAENNVNILSELGRQKVRLKDIIREYFSQRTGQEIKNESQIKAEIKARINSILRNGEIKEIALTQIDIFDM; this is encoded by the coding sequence ATGCCTGAAAAAGATGATGATAGTATGGATGTAGGAGGTTCTGATAGTAAAAAAATAGGACTACTACCCGATGTGATAATAAGGATTTTGCAAATATTAGCAATAGGACTATTTACTGTTGTTATCATGATAATAGTTTCTTATTTTGTTTCTAAGATGGTAGTAAGTCAAAGTGGCGCACCTAATAATTTTCCAATCTTTTCTAATGAATATTTAGGAAAGCCTCCTATGCTTATATGGTATGAAAGTATAGACGAAATTAGAGGGACTACCCAAGATACTCCTCCGAAAACTTTTGTAATAAAACTTGCACTAGGTTATGCTGAGAATAATGTTAATATTTTAAGTGAACTTGGACGACAAAAGGTGCGATTAAAAGATATTATAAGGGAATATTTTAGTCAAAGAACAGGCCAAGAGATAAAAAATGAAAGTCAGATTAAAGCAGAAATTAAGGCCAGAATTAATAGTATTCTTAGAAATGGTGAAATAAAAGAGATAGCATTGACGCAAATTGATATTTTTGATATGTGA
- the fliN gene encoding flagellar motor switch protein FliN, translating to MDVDDKNDFSEEKPEIKGVKLPDLIDSLPEGVDPSNFGLLMDVSMQVTVELGRTERKIKDILAMSEGTIITLDKLAGEPVDILVNGKIVAKGEVVVIDENFGVRITEIIKIKNE from the coding sequence ATGGATGTAGATGATAAGAATGATTTTAGTGAGGAAAAACCTGAGATAAAGGGTGTTAAACTTCCTGATTTGATTGATAGTTTGCCTGAAGGTGTTGATCCTAGCAATTTTGGTCTTTTAATGGATGTTTCTATGCAAGTTACAGTAGAACTTGGTAGGACTGAACGTAAAATAAAAGATATACTTGCTATGTCTGAAGGAACGATCATTACACTTGATAAACTTGCTGGTGAACCTGTAGATATTTTGGTAAATGGAAAAATAGTGGCTAAAGGAGAGGTTGTTGTAATTGATGAGAATTTTGGTGTTAGAATTACCGAAATAATTAAAATTAAAAATGAATAG
- the flgD gene encoding flagellar hook assembly protein FlgD has translation MNTISNIDNLVNIGQSKKIVNAGLKRDRDIKGSNLGRDDFLKLLLTQLKYQDPTEPMKDKEFISQMAQFSALEQMTNMSKSFENLSSILGVNKDLNLLGKIVEFENVEGKIIKGKVTSVKAGVNPQIMIDGKYYVYNNVLSVGLEE, from the coding sequence ATGAATACAATTAGTAATATTGATAATTTAGTTAATATAGGGCAGTCTAAAAAAATAGTTAATGCTGGATTAAAAAGAGATAGGGATATTAAGGGAAGTAATTTGGGTAGAGATGATTTTTTGAAATTGCTTCTTACTCAGCTTAAATATCAAGATCCTACAGAGCCAATGAAAGATAAAGAATTTATTTCTCAAATGGCACAGTTTTCGGCACTTGAACAGATGACAAATATGAGTAAATCTTTTGAAAATTTATCATCTATCCTTGGTGTAAATAAGGATTTGAATTTATTAGGGAAAATAGTTGAATTTGAAAATGTTGAAGGAAAAATTATTAAAGGTAAAGTTACAAGTGTAAAGGCAGGAGTAAATCCACAAATTATGATTGATGGAAAATATTATGTTTATAATAATGTTTTATCAGTAGGATTGGAGGAGTAA
- a CDS encoding motility protein A codes for MNLASIIGWGVGFGAILISMAFTPTGLGVFWDLSSVFITIVGSFSALVASSEITIVKRIPTYLGFFFKRSSFSKIPIIKTLVELSEKARKEGLLSLDDELDQIDDIFFKSGMRLVVDGTDPEIIRTMLFLELEQMQERHKVGADLFGTWAKLAPAFGMIGTLIGLIALLGNLEDRSALGSSMAVALVTTLYGTIMSNLMLTPIQLKLESIDLEEASVRAMIVEGILSIQAGDNPRILEQKLVTFLTPKDRNQLGSGVLGGE; via the coding sequence ATGAATTTGGCTAGTATAATTGGATGGGGAGTTGGATTTGGTGCTATTTTAATATCTATGGCATTTACTCCTACAGGATTAGGAGTTTTTTGGGATTTAAGTTCTGTGTTTATTACTATTGTTGGTTCTTTTTCTGCGCTTGTGGCTTCTTCGGAAATTACTATTGTTAAGAGAATACCTACATATTTAGGATTTTTCTTTAAAAGAAGTTCTTTTAGTAAAATTCCTATTATAAAAACTTTAGTAGAACTTTCAGAAAAAGCTAGGAAAGAAGGACTTTTATCTCTTGATGATGAACTTGATCAAATTGATGATATTTTTTTTAAATCTGGAATGAGACTTGTTGTTGATGGTACTGATCCAGAGATAATTAGAACTATGCTTTTTCTTGAACTTGAACAGATGCAAGAGCGACATAAGGTTGGTGCAGATCTTTTTGGAACCTGGGCAAAACTTGCTCCTGCTTTTGGAATGATAGGTACTCTTATTGGACTTATTGCTCTTCTTGGAAATTTAGAAGACAGATCAGCACTCGGTTCTTCTATGGCTGTTGCTCTTGTTACAACTCTTTATGGTACAATAATGTCAAATTTAATGCTGACTCCTATTCAACTTAAATTAGAGTCTATCGATCTTGAGGAAGCATCAGTTAGAGCAATGATAGTTGAAGGTATTTTATCAATTCAAGCAGGTGACAATCCTAGAATTTTAGAGCAAAAACTTGTAACGTTTTTAACTCCTAAAGATAGAAATCAACTTGGTAGTGGTGTTCTTGGAGGTGAATAA
- the fliQ gene encoding flagellar biosynthesis protein FliQ, translating into MTTGQIIYLIKISIENIIILSAPMLITALIVGLLVSIFQAVTSIQDQTLSFIPKIIIILLVLVIFGPWILKKLMQFTFLVFNQIQNM; encoded by the coding sequence GTGACAACTGGACAAATTATTTATTTGATTAAAATATCTATTGAAAATATTATTATTCTCTCAGCGCCAATGTTAATTACAGCTCTTATAGTTGGTCTTTTAGTTTCAATTTTTCAGGCTGTTACTTCGATTCAAGATCAAACACTTAGTTTTATTCCCAAAATTATTATAATACTCTTAGTTCTTGTGATATTTGGACCTTGGATTTTAAAGAAACTTATGCAATTTACGTTTTTAGTTTTTAATCAGATACAAAATATGTAA
- the fliM gene encoding flagellar motor switch protein FliM, whose translation MAGNPGALSQDDIDSLLESINSSDNLSSDDSLSNIISSPMGKKQKVKVYDFKRPDKFSKEQVRTVSSFHEAFARYTTTSLSALLRKMVHVHVASVDQLTYEEFIRSIPNPTTLAIINMDPLKGSAIFEVDPTIAFAIVDRLFGGDGDTIKDKSRDLTEIEQSVMESVIIRILANMREAWSQVVDLRPRFGHIEVNPQFAQIVPPTEMVILVTLEVKIGKVEGLMNFCLPYITIEPIVSKLSTRYWHSLIGVGTTSENLDVLREKLEYTNMPLVAEIGEVKLKVREILSLEKGDVINLENSSIDQDLILKVGTKEKFKCRMGLVGNKISVQITRKVGEVEDFDLLKELTEEVE comes from the coding sequence ATGGCAGGTAATCCGGGAGCATTATCACAAGATGATATAGATAGTCTTTTAGAATCTATTAATTCGTCTGATAATTTATCATCAGATGATTCACTTTCTAATATTATATCTAGCCCTATGGGCAAGAAACAAAAAGTTAAAGTGTATGATTTTAAAAGACCAGATAAATTTTCAAAAGAACAAGTAAGAACAGTATCAAGCTTTCATGAAGCATTTGCAAGATATACTACAACTTCACTCTCAGCTCTTTTGAGAAAAATGGTTCATGTACATGTAGCTTCAGTTGATCAGTTGACTTATGAAGAATTTATTCGATCTATTCCAAATCCTACTACCTTAGCAATAATTAATATGGATCCTCTTAAAGGTTCTGCTATATTTGAAGTTGATCCAACTATTGCATTTGCAATAGTTGATAGGCTTTTTGGTGGTGATGGTGACACCATTAAAGATAAGAGTAGAGATTTAACAGAAATAGAACAGTCTGTAATGGAAAGTGTTATTATTCGTATTCTTGCTAATATGAGAGAGGCTTGGTCTCAAGTAGTTGATTTAAGGCCTAGGTTTGGGCACATAGAAGTGAATCCTCAATTTGCTCAGATAGTTCCTCCAACAGAAATGGTTATTTTGGTTACACTTGAAGTTAAGATAGGTAAAGTCGAAGGACTTATGAATTTTTGTTTGCCTTATATTACAATAGAACCTATTGTATCTAAACTGTCAACAAGATATTGGCATTCTTTAATTGGTGTGGGAACTACCAGTGAGAATCTTGATGTACTTAGAGAAAAACTTGAATATACAAATATGCCTTTGGTGGCTGAGATAGGAGAAGTGAAATTAAAGGTAAGAGAAATCTTGTCTTTAGAGAAAGGGGATGTTATTAATCTTGAAAATTCTTCAATAGATCAAGATTTGATTTTGAAAGTAGGAACTAAAGAAAAATTTAAATGTCGAATGGGACTTGTTGGGAATAAAATTTCAGTTCAAATTACAAGAAAAGTTGGTGAGGTAGAGGATTTTGATTTGTTGAAAGAACTTACGGAAGAAGTTGAATAA
- a CDS encoding flagellar FlbD family protein, translating into MIYVTKLNGDSYYLNPSHIESIEANPDTTILLMNGKKLVVKESVADVVNKIKMYRREIALLDRIIQENKGVEL; encoded by the coding sequence ATGATTTATGTAACTAAACTTAATGGAGATAGTTATTATTTAAATCCTTCTCATATTGAGAGTATTGAAGCTAATCCTGATACTACAATTTTACTTATGAATGGTAAGAAATTGGTTGTCAAAGAGAGCGTGGCAGATGTGGTCAATAAAATCAAGATGTATAGGAGAGAAATTGCTTTGTTAGATAGAATTATACAAGAGAATAAGGGAGTTGAATTATGA
- the flgE gene encoding flagellar hook protein FlgE translates to MMRSLYSGVSGLQNHQTRMDVVGNNISNVNTVGFKKGRVNFQDMISQSISGASRPTDGRGGVNPKQIGLGMTVAAVDTIHTQGSFQSTQKASDLGISGNGFFILRDGDNSFYTRAGAFDVDSNRHLVNPANGMRIQGWMAESVGGEQVFNTSSDIRDLIIPIGDKEGAKATEYITFACNLDKRLPVVQQGANEVDIARGTWVVNKTVYDSFGNTNVVELRVLKDATTPNTWNATVLVNGEENSNFTMGFDNEGALLSLNGQAGQPGDLLEFPITFGVIDANAGEGGEQTVNLRLGTVGSYADSITQFADASTTKAIVQNGYGMGYMENYEIDQNGVITGVYSNGIRRTIGKIALASFVNPGGLAKAGDTNFTETSNSGQARIGETGFAGLGTIRSGVLEMSNVDLAEQFTDMIVTQRGFQANAKTITTSDQLLQELVRLKS, encoded by the coding sequence ATGATGAGATCTTTGTATTCTGGTGTTTCTGGGTTGCAGAATCATCAAACAAGAATGGATGTTGTTGGTAATAACATTTCAAATGTTAATACCGTTGGCTTTAAGAAAGGAAGAGTTAATTTTCAAGACATGATATCTCAAAGTATTTCTGGGGCATCTCGTCCTACTGATGGACGTGGAGGTGTTAATCCAAAACAAATTGGTCTTGGAATGACTGTTGCTGCTGTTGATACTATTCATACTCAAGGTTCATTTCAAAGTACACAAAAAGCTTCTGATTTAGGAATTAGTGGTAATGGGTTTTTTATATTAAGGGATGGTGATAATTCTTTTTATACAAGAGCAGGTGCATTTGATGTTGATTCTAATAGACATCTTGTAAATCCTGCAAATGGTATGAGAATTCAAGGTTGGATGGCAGAATCTGTTGGAGGAGAGCAAGTTTTCAATACATCTTCTGATATTAGAGATTTGATTATTCCTATTGGAGATAAAGAGGGTGCTAAAGCTACTGAGTACATTACTTTTGCTTGTAATCTTGATAAGAGATTGCCTGTAGTTCAACAAGGTGCAAACGAAGTAGATATTGCTCGTGGTACTTGGGTTGTCAATAAAACTGTTTATGATTCTTTTGGGAATACTAATGTTGTTGAACTTAGAGTTTTAAAGGATGCAACTACTCCTAATACATGGAATGCTACAGTTTTAGTTAATGGAGAAGAAAATTCTAATTTTACAATGGGATTTGATAATGAGGGAGCATTGCTTTCTTTAAATGGTCAAGCAGGTCAACCAGGAGATTTACTTGAGTTTCCTATAACTTTTGGTGTTATTGATGCTAATGCTGGAGAAGGTGGTGAGCAGACCGTTAACCTTAGACTTGGAACTGTTGGTAGTTATGCTGATTCAATTACTCAATTTGCTGATGCAAGTACTACAAAAGCTATTGTTCAAAATGGGTATGGTATGGGATATATGGAGAATTATGAGATTGATCAAAATGGTGTTATTACAGGAGTTTATTCAAATGGCATTAGACGCACTATTGGAAAGATTGCTCTTGCTTCATTTGTTAATCCTGGGGGTCTTGCAAAAGCAGGTGATACCAATTTTACTGAAACTAGTAATTCAGGACAAGCTAGAATAGGTGAGACTGGATTTGCAGGACTTGGTACTATTAGGTCAGGAGTTTTAGAAATGTCTAATGTTGATCTTGCTGAACAATTTACAGATATGATAGTGACTCAGAGAGGTTTTCAAGCTAATGCTAAGACTATAACTACTTCAGATCAGTTATTGCAAGAGCTTGTAAGGCTTAAGAGTTGA
- a CDS encoding flagellar hook-length control protein FliK, with protein MSNLSKIIDVNLSKLNKNFNFINASLLSQDKKGGFADFISSEIQSMSKLRISLLEFLKSNGLINKSSKNLSLNHSFVLEKFKDKDFMSDFKSLLKETGSLFDFESLKNLRENLSFDSEFVDRREMLSNVEKVLSELATLIGDLNFVFNADFFNIGTDFECGDLGIIKKNTEKEKNLISIDVKNFKKNSGVKEFLNTNSRFRLVDNDSSVGKYALKETFDGSSEFMDNLSGSSVKNIKEFFLSQIDDNLMSEWNLKVNRNIVNKAKIVLKSNDTGEIRLILKPKKLGSIRINLNLDSNNNLLGKIIVDNHNVRTLFEQNMYSLNKMLSDNGFNTSLNLSLAGSDLGFSSGSNFKDDFEGHRHSLKESQVFRIEDYVEFSGDLEENVNLIV; from the coding sequence ATGAGTAATTTAAGTAAAATTATTGATGTTAATTTATCAAAGTTAAATAAAAATTTTAATTTTATAAATGCTAGTTTATTAAGTCAAGATAAAAAGGGTGGTTTTGCAGATTTTATTTCTTCAGAAATTCAAAGTATGTCTAAATTAAGAATTTCATTGTTAGAGTTTTTAAAGAGTAATGGGCTTATAAATAAAAGTTCTAAAAATCTTTCTTTAAATCATTCTTTTGTGTTGGAAAAATTTAAAGATAAAGATTTTATGTCTGACTTTAAATCCTTGCTTAAAGAAACAGGAAGTTTATTTGATTTTGAAAGTTTGAAAAATTTAAGAGAAAATTTATCTTTTGATTCTGAATTTGTTGATAGAAGAGAAATGTTAAGTAATGTTGAGAAGGTCTTATCTGAACTTGCTACTTTAATTGGTGATTTAAATTTTGTTTTTAATGCTGATTTTTTCAATATTGGTACTGATTTTGAATGTGGAGATTTGGGTATTATAAAAAAGAATACAGAAAAAGAAAAAAATTTGATTAGTATTGATGTTAAAAATTTTAAGAAGAATAGTGGTGTTAAGGAATTTTTGAATACAAATTCTAGATTTAGATTAGTTGATAATGATAGTTCTGTTGGGAAATATGCTTTAAAGGAAACATTTGATGGTTCTAGCGAATTTATGGATAATCTATCTGGATCTAGTGTAAAAAATATAAAAGAATTTTTTTTAAGTCAAATTGATGATAATTTGATGTCAGAATGGAATTTGAAAGTTAATCGTAATATTGTGAATAAGGCTAAAATTGTGTTAAAATCGAATGATACAGGAGAGATTAGGTTGATTTTAAAACCTAAAAAACTTGGTAGTATAAGAATTAATTTAAATCTTGATTCTAATAATAATTTATTAGGAAAGATAATAGTTGATAATCATAATGTTAGGACTCTTTTTGAACAAAATATGTATTCACTCAATAAAATGTTAAGTGATAATGGTTTTAATACTAGTTTAAATCTTTCTCTTGCAGGTAGTGATTTGGGATTTTCTTCTGGTAGTAATTTTAAGGATGATTTTGAGGGTCATCGACATTCTTTAAAGGAGAGTCAGGTTTTTAGAATTGAAGATTATGTTGAATTTTCTGGTGATTTAGAGGAAAATGTTAATTTAATTGTTTAA
- the fliP gene encoding flagellar type III secretion system pore protein FliP (The bacterial flagellar biogenesis protein FliP forms a type III secretion system (T3SS)-type pore required for flagellar assembly.): MNKKLSFLLLFGVVNFAFAQTKSLQPTTGLNFPFVDFLNSFGGGIVFPLQLLLILSIITLSPAFLVLMTSFLRIAIVLDFIRRALSLQQSPPNQVIMGLALFLTLFTMWPTFNIIYKDAYLPLRDSKINFNEFYDRGIAPLRNFMYKQMSNSRHEEIRLFMSISDYAKPKNFSEVPTHVLIASFILHELKVAFKMGILIFLPFIIIDIIVAAVLMAMGMIMLPPVIISLPFKLILFVMVDGWTLITSGLIKSFM, encoded by the coding sequence TTGAATAAAAAATTAAGTTTTTTGTTGTTATTTGGAGTTGTAAATTTTGCATTTGCTCAAACCAAGTCTTTGCAACCTACTACTGGATTGAATTTTCCATTTGTTGATTTTTTAAATTCTTTTGGTGGTGGCATAGTTTTTCCTCTGCAACTTTTATTAATATTAAGCATCATAACGCTTTCTCCAGCTTTTTTGGTTTTGATGACTTCCTTTTTAAGGATAGCAATAGTATTGGATTTTATTAGAAGAGCATTATCACTTCAGCAATCACCACCTAATCAGGTAATAATGGGATTAGCTTTATTTTTAACTCTTTTTACTATGTGGCCAACTTTTAACATAATATATAAAGATGCATATTTACCTTTGAGAGATTCTAAAATAAATTTTAATGAATTTTATGATAGAGGGATTGCTCCACTTAGAAATTTTATGTATAAACAGATGTCTAATAGTAGGCATGAGGAGATTAGATTGTTTATGAGTATTAGTGATTATGCAAAACCTAAAAACTTTAGTGAAGTTCCAACACATGTTCTTATTGCATCTTTTATTTTACATGAACTCAAAGTTGCTTTTAAAATGGGTATTTTGATCTTTTTACCATTTATAATAATAGATATTATTGTAGCTGCAGTTTTAATGGCAATGGGTATGATAATGTTGCCACCTGTAATAATATCATTACCATTTAAGCTTATACTTTTTGTTATGGTGGATGGTTGGACTTTGATTACTAGTGGACTTATAAAAAGTTTTATGTGA
- the motB gene encoding flagellar motor protein MotB → MMFKTKKKRSKCEDGGAPEYMVTYGDMVTLLLVFFVTMFSLNDVIMKENVLKIMSASFTGSGFFKGGKTLDIDKLSYLSNSFMSLPSTAKNKQASQASKNKSIIEFVEKIQSNKVIVRRHERGVVVSLLADAFFDSASAEVKLDDNRDVIQKIASFIGFLDNQGYNFKIEGHTDNVDVNINGIWKSNWELSSARAVNMLEQILNYTDHSKIESIESKFEVSGFAGSRPVATDDTPEGRAYNRRIDILITSDASLSFAKGIKQ, encoded by the coding sequence ATGATGTTTAAAACTAAAAAGAAACGTTCAAAGTGTGAAGATGGTGGTGCTCCTGAATATATGGTGACTTATGGAGATATGGTGACTTTGTTGCTTGTCTTTTTTGTTACTATGTTTTCATTAAATGATGTTATTATGAAAGAAAATGTTTTAAAAATAATGTCAGCTTCTTTTACGGGTTCTGGATTTTTTAAGGGAGGTAAGACTTTGGATATTGATAAGCTTTCTTATTTGAGTAATAGCTTTATGTCTTTGCCTTCTACTGCTAAAAACAAACAAGCTTCTCAGGCTTCTAAAAACAAATCTATTATCGAGTTTGTTGAAAAAATTCAGTCGAATAAGGTTATTGTAAGACGACATGAGCGAGGTGTTGTTGTATCTCTTTTAGCAGATGCTTTTTTTGATTCAGCTAGTGCTGAGGTGAAACTTGATGATAATAGAGATGTTATACAAAAGATAGCTTCTTTTATTGGGTTTTTAGATAATCAAGGATATAATTTTAAAATTGAAGGACATACAGATAATGTCGATGTTAATATAAATGGAATTTGGAAAAGTAATTGGGAACTCTCATCAGCAAGAGCAGTAAACATGTTAGAGCAGATTTTAAACTATACTGATCATTCTAAAATAGAAAGTATTGAGAGTAAATTTGAGGTATCTGGATTTGCAGGTAGTAGGCCCGTTGCTACTGATGATACTCCTGAAGGTAGAGCTTATAATAGAAGAATAGATATTTTGATTACTAGTGATGCTTCTTTAAGTTTTGCTAAAGGTATTAAGCAATAA